The following is a genomic window from Deltaproteobacteria bacterium.
CGCGTCCCATCCGGCGCGTTCCGGAAACAGGTTCGGAGCGTCCGGCTCCCCGACAACAGGAGCGGCCCGGCATGACTGACGGACCCGGTTCCTTCGGAACGAATCCCGGCGGTTCGGCCACGTCTCTCGGCGGTTCGGCCACGTCTCTCGGCGGTTCGGCCACATCCGCGGCGCAGCGGACGGGCGCGAACGCGAAGAACGAGCCCGCGCCCCCCGCGCCGATCGCGGCCGCGCCGGACCCTGACGCGCCGCGCGAGCCCGAGTTGGTACCGTCGCGGTACAAGGGTCCCGACCCCGAGTTCGACCGGCCGATCTTCAAGCGGCACAAAGACACTCCGCCCGCCGGGCCGACCGGCACGATCATCCGCAAGGCTCCGCCGCCGCCGCCCGCGCGGCCGCAGATTCCACGACCGGAAATGAAGTCTGAAACGCGAGCCGAAGCGCGTATCGAACGCCCCGCGCCCGCGCCGCGCCAGGTGCGCGAACCGCTGCCGCCGCGGCCGATCGCACGCACCGAGCCGCGCCCGGAGCCGCGCACCGTGCCTCGCGTCGAATCCCGCGCCGAGTCGCGCACCGAACCGCGCTCGGAACCGTCGCGCGTCGCGCGTATGCCGCTCGCGCCGGTGCCTCCGCTGCCGCTGAAAAAAGTCGAGACGGGCATCATGGCGCTCGATCACCGCATCGGCGGGCTGTCGGTGGGCACCATGAACGTGCTGTCGGGTGTCGAGCACTCGGCGCGTTCGTATCTCGCCGTTCACATCGCGAACACCGTGATCGAAAACGGTGGGCGTGTGCTCGCGCTGATCTCTCCGACCGAAGAGGGCTACTGGGCGCCGACCCCCGGCCTCTACGTCGATGTCGCCGTGCGCCGCGACCCCGACGATCTCATCGCGACGATCGAGAGCGCGGGCAAGGTGGACCTGGTCATCTTCGATCCGCTGCACGCGGTGCAGACGCCGCCCGAGCAGGACCGCATCGCCGCCGTGGATCACGCGGTCGCGGCGGTCGCGAAGATCCTGCCGCGATTGCGTACGACGGTGCTGGCGGTCAGTCACATGGTCGATCGCGCCGCGCGCCATCAGGGCGTGTCGCTGCATCCGTGGATGTTCCGCGACGTGGCGGTACTGCTCGACGCCTCCGAGGTCATCCTCATCCTGCGCACGTCGCGCACGGGCGGGCGCGAGATCCTCATCTATCGCCGCGGCATCAACAACCGCGTCGGTGGGCTGCCGTCTTTCGTTTTGCCCTGGGTGTGAGAATTCGCTGAAGACGTGATGCGGCGTTCGCGCGATGCGCGGGCGCCGTTTGATTTGACGCGTCAGGGTTCGTCGTTCGCGCGGCGACGACCGCCCCCGCCACCACCGCCGCCACCGCCACCGCCGCCGCCACCGCCGCGACGGATTTCGGGATCAACGACGGGGCTGATCGGCGCGGAGGTCTCCGCCGCCGATTCGGGGATTTGGGCCACCGCGGTCGCCGGCGCTTCGCCGGTCGCCATCGCGTCGGTGAGCGTGAAGAGCGCTCGCGACACCGCGCCCGAGAGCGCGCCGAAGACGACGTGCGTGAGACCGATGGTGCCGATGAGCGCCCAGAACTCGGGCGGCGCTCCGGCGAGCCATGTCACGAGCGCCATGGTGGTGAAGCGCGCGAGCGCCACGACGATGCCGACGAAGCCGAGCGTGAAGACGGACGGATTTTTTCGATACAGCGGCAGCAGAAGATCGGCGGTGAGACCCGCGACGAAGTGCTTGAGCATCTCGAAGACGCCGAAGCGCCCTTCGCCGGTGAGGAACGAGATCACCGCCGTGACCGCGCCGACCTTGAACGCACCGAAGCGCCCGCGCGCGGAACGCGCCGCGTGAAGATAGAGCGGAATCAGCACGATGCCCTTGTGGCCGGGAGCGACGGGAAGCCCGGGGGCGACCTTGAGGAAACGCGTCATCATCGTGAGCACGGACGTGGAGACGACGACGCGCGCGTCGTGGGCGGCGTTTTCGGAAAGACCATAAGGCGCCAGTGCGGCGTCGGCGCGGGCATCGAGCCGCGCGAGCGGACCGGTGATGAGCGACGCGCCCGAACGAATGATCTCGCGAATCGATTTCTTTTCGCCGTTTCCCTTGCCGCCGCCTTTGCCGCCGCCCTTGCCCCGGCCTCGACCGCCCCCGCGCCCGCCCTCTTCGTTGATCATCGCGATCGAGACGGTGAGCGGCACGGCCAGCGCGCGCGGCACGCGAAGGAATTCGAGCCCGGCGAACAGGCGCATGGATCCCAGGGGCCCGCGCGCGGCGAGCGACGCGACGATGACGGCGAGGATGCGCACGCACAGCCACGCGCCCTCACGCCAGGGCGCACCGAACACGATGTAGGAGGCGAGCAGGAAGCCGAAGAACGTGACGAGACGGCGCAGCGTGTCGAGGATTTCCGACGCGCGCACGCCCGCCGCGAGCGCGACGGCAAACTGCGCGGCGCACAGCCCGCCCAGCCACCAAGGGTGGTCGATGGCGAAAACGATCACGCCCAGCGTGAGAACGTAGATCCAGCCCATCGCGCCGAGGACGGCGTCACGCCGCCCGATCGGTTGCGCGCTCTGGATTTCGTCGGTCATTTCGCGCTGACGTAGATCTTTTTGAGATGCGTCGCCCGGCGCACGCCCGGATGATTCACCTTGGCGTCGGCGAGCTTGAGGTCGGGCACCCGGCTGAAGATCAGGCGATAGCGGTTCGGATCGGCGTCGATGTCTTTTTTCAGCACGGCGAGGCCCGTGTCCTTCTTGTGGAACTCGACCTTTTTGTACTTCTCGATGCCGGCTTTTTCGATGACCTTCGCGAGCGTCGGGCCGTGCCAGCTCTTGCCGCCGATCTCCATCGGCTCGGCCTCGCGCATCTCCCACAGTTCCTTGGCGGGGATCTTCACGCTCGTGCCGTCGGGCTTCACGACCTCGAGCGCGTAGCGCGACCGCTCCATCTTCTCGGCCATGCGGTCGCCCTTGTTCTTGTCGCCCCGGCCCTTTTCGCCGCGCCCTCTGCCCTTGCCTCCGCCTTCGCCCGATCCCTCACCGCGTTCGGTCTTCGCGACCTTGGGGGTCGGTGCGGGCGTCGGCGTCGGCGTGGGCTCGACAGGCGCGGGGGCTTTGGCGCACGCCGCAGCGAGCGCGAACATCGCCGCGATCGCGACGAGACGAAGCGCGCGCACGATCACGCCCCGCCGTCGAAGGTGAAGCCCACCGGTTCGCCGGCGAGCGCCGCCGTGAGCTGCCCGGGACGCAGCGCGTTGACAACCTGGATCTTTTTCACGAAACGCGCCTCGCGCAGCATCTTCAGCAGTACGCGCTCGATGATCATGTCCTTGAGATTCGAGGCTTCGATTTCGGACACACGCCCGGTTTCGATCTTCTTCGCGTTCGGATTGCGCTTGGGGTCGTCGTCGTAGAGCGTGTCCTCGTCCTTGACGAAGACGCACCGCTTCACGCCCATCACCTCGGCGAGCAGGTACGTGCCCACGTCAGTGCGTTCGTCGGGAATGCGTCCGTCCGACGGCGGGCGCGTCCAGTATTCGTAGGGCGGCATGCCCGAGAGCACGGGCAGCGATCCGGCGCGCAAAAACGCGGGCAGCTCCTCGAGGTTCTCGCCGTGCACGTGCACCGATCCGCAGTCGGAAAGCAACATCTGGATCATGCGCGCGTTCTGCTTGGCCACCGCTTCGCCGGCCTTGGCGAGGATGCCCGGCGGCAGGCCGAGGTCCACGGCGAGCTGATAGATATGACGCGAGCGCGTGCCGCCGCCGGTGCAGACGATGAGCTGCTGCCCCGCCTTTACGGCCGCGCGAATCTGTTCCACCACCGGCATGACGGCCACGGCACCGCGGTCCATCACGCTCTGGCCGCCGATCTTGATGACCGTGGCGTCGGGAAGCATCCGGTAGGGATTCGCGTTCGGCCGAAGCGCGTTCAGGTATTCGTTCGAATAGGTACGCCGATCGAGCATGATATTTTCTCCGTTATTCGCCGCGCTCGAGGCGCGTGCCCGCATCGCCGCCGCCGAGCACCGTGACGAGGTCGTCGGGGCGCCGGGCCGAGATGATGTGCGTGTGAGTGAGATTGCGCGCGCGGCCGAGGATGTCGAGCGCCATGGGCTCGATCGGCAGCGTCTTCGGTCCGTTCGCGCGCAGTTCGGCCACGGTGACGCGGTCGATACGCTGTGTGCCCTCGCGCAGATTCGGATCGTCGTCGTGGATGCCGTCGACGTCCTTCACGAGGATCACCTTGCAGCCCAGAGTTTCGGCCAGCATGAACACGCCGCAGTCGGGACCGTGCATGGGGATCAGCGAATCCGCGTTGGGATATTCCCAGTAGTGGTAGGGCGGATAGGCGACGAGCACCGGCAGTTTGCCCAAATCGAGGACGAAGGGCAGCATCTCCAGGTTCGCCTTGTTCATACGCAGCGCGCCCGCGTCGGTGAGACACGACCACGCGATGAGGGCGTTCTGCTCGCCGACCGCGCCGACGATGGACGCGAGGCCGCCGATGGGCAGACCCAGGTCGATGCCGATGCGGTAGGTGTGGCGCTCGCGCACCCCGCCGCCGCACGAGACACCGAAGCGGTAGGTCTTGCGGGCTTTCGCGATGGTGTCGAAGAGGGGCCGCAGTACCGCCGCGCCCGCGTCGAAGACCGATCCCGACAGCAGCACGATGGTGAAGTCCGGCACGATGGGGGTGTAGCGGCCCCGCGTTTCGCGCAGGTCGTCGCGATTGACCAGCGAGCGCGCGGCGAGGCCCGAATTCAAATGTTGCCGTCGATCTTCCATGTGTATCCCGTCCCGCGATGGACATGCGGGTGAAAAAGAAAGTTCCACTGGAAAAAGTCGCCGGTGTTTAGCACAAAGTCGCGCACGAATGAAGGGTCGGCGCCGCCGGCGGGGAAAAAGAGAGGCGGGCCGTAGCAGCCCGCCCCTCGCTCCATCTCAGATCAGGGGATCAGCAGCCGCAGCAGCCGCCGTCGTCGTCGTCATCGTCGTCGCCGCCCGACGCATCGTCGTCGGCCGCGTCGTCATCGCCGCCCGCGTCGTCGTCCGAGTCGTCATCCGAGTCGTCATCCGAGTCGTCGTCGCTATCGTCGTCGGTGTCGTCGTCGGTGGACGAGGCCGTGACCTCGAAGGCATCCGCCGCCACGGCGAAGAGCGTGTCGGGGTTCTCCGCTTTCACGTCGTAGGTATCCTCCGCCAGCGTCCCCGGCACCGTCGCCGTGATCTGCGTGGCCGAGTCGCGCGTCACGGTCGTCAGCTCGTTGTCGCCGACCCACACCGCAACGCCCGTGGCGAAGTTCGTCCCGGTGATAACGATCTCGGTCTCGACACCCTCGTCGGCCGACGCCGGCGCAACCGACGCGATGGTCGGGAAATCCACCGGGTTGGTCTCGAGCGCGAGAATCTGAGAGACCTCATCGGCCGTGGAAAAATACTGAGTCCAGGCGATAGCGACCTTGCCGCCCGCGAGACCGATGGCGGATTCGAAGGTCCAATCGATATAGTCCGACCCGCTGTCGGAGTTGGACACCTGTTCCGGGCCCTCCAGAACCTGGCCGTCATAACCGAGGACCGCGTAGAAGATCTCGTCGTCGGACGCGGAGGCGTTGTCCCCTTCGGCGAAGCTCAGGAAGATCCCCGATCCGTTCGGATCGACGTGGGCTTCGGGGTGGTGGAAGTTGCGGGTGCTGTCGAGATTCGTCGCTTCCACGATGACCGCGTCGTTGACGGTCGTGAAGGTGAACTCGTCGCCGACGACGAAATCCGTGCTGCCCGCCGCAATCTCGAAAAGAACGGCACCCGTCTCCGTCGTGTACGCAACGCCCGTCGTCGCGTCGGCGTATGCGGTCTTCGCGCCGTCTTCCACCGACCACTCCTCGCTGCCCGCGACGCTGTCGTCGGTGCAGGTCACCGTCCACGATACCGTGCCGGCCGGGGCCGAAAGCGACACCTGGACATCGGTCATGGTTCCGTTGCCGGTGTTCCCTCCGTCGGCGGTCGGGGTCACCGGTTCGACCAGCGGATCGCCGTCTTCCCCCGCGGAGGACGGGTCGAAGATCGTGGTGAAAAGCTGAGAGAAGCCGTCGTCATCGATGTAGTCCTGAAACGCCAGAAAGGCGTTGCCGTTGGGGAGCGTGCGGAAGACGGGCCGCCGCGCGCCGTTGTAGTCGGAGCCGTACACGTTGAACCGGACGGGGGTATAGGCGACAACGTCGCTCTTCGAGAGCGGATCGATCACCACATAGCGCAGGATCGTCACGAGATCCGAGTACGTCGCCTGATCGTAATTCGAAAACAGCACGTGCTGGCCGATGCCGTTGGAGACGACCTCGACGTAGTTCTGTCCGTAATCGGCGAACCGCTCGGTCGACCCGAAGTCGTCGATCTGGTCGATGGTCTCCATGGTCCCGCCGGGCGTGACGATGCGGCTGTTGAGTTCGCTGTCATTCGTCTCATAGCCGCCGGTGCGCCACACCACGAAGAGCCGATCATCCGACGTCAGTGCGGCGCGCGCGGCATGACTGAAATCGCTGCCGCCTAACGAAAGCGGCGTCGCCGGTTCAACCAGGATCGGACTGGCCGTCGTGGAGAAGGTGAACTGGTCGCCGGAGACGAAGCCGGTGCCGCCGTTGGTGAGCGTGAACGCCACCGGGGTGGCTTCGCCGTTATTTTCGGGAAGGTAGTTGCCGGAGACTCCGACCAGCGTGTCGGCGAGTTCCCCGCTGACGCTGCCGGTGACGGTCCATTCCGTACCGTCGTATTCCACAGTCCAGGTTTCCGTCTGCGTGACCGCCGCGCCGGTTTGGACAGCGCTCATCGTTCCGTTGCCGGTGTTTCCGCCGTCGGCCACCGGGGTCGTCGCCGTGGCGTTCGCGTCGGACCCGTCCTGGTCGTGGAGACTCGGATCGAGAACCGCCAGATAAACCTCATCGGCCGTTTCGTGATAGATGACGGCGAGTTTTCCGTCGGCCAGCCGGATGAACTGAACGCGGGCCTGTTCGTCGCCGACGGTCAGCCACGTGTCGTCGATCAGCTCGTCGCCCGTGGCCGACTCGACCATGTGATAGATCAAATTGTAGTTATTGCCCCAGCCGACCGGGCCGCCGTCCCAGTAACCCCGGTTCGCCGTGTGGATGTTTCCGTCCGCATCGACGACGAAACCCGGCTTGCGGGAATCGTATTCCATGTCTTCGTTGTCGAGCGTGACCGTCGCGCCGTGGGCCGAGATGGCCGTCGCGACCAAGAGAGCAAGGGCAAGCATGCACCTCATTCGGAACATCGGATTCTCCCTCCGTAAAGCA
Proteins encoded in this region:
- a CDS encoding IPT/TIG domain-containing protein — protein: MFRMRCMLALALLVATAISAHGATVTLDNEDMEYDSRKPGFVVDADGNIHTANRGYWDGGPVGWGNNYNLIYHMVESATGDELIDDTWLTVGDEQARVQFIRLADGKLAVIYHETADEVYLAVLDPSLHDQDGSDANATATTPVADGGNTGNGTMSAVQTGAAVTQTETWTVEYDGTEWTVTGSVSGELADTLVGVSGNYLPENNGEATPVAFTLTNGGTGFVSGDQFTFSTTASPILVEPATPLSLGGSDFSHAARAALTSDDRLFVVWRTGGYETNDSELNSRIVTPGGTMETIDQIDDFGSTERFADYGQNYVEVVSNGIGQHVLFSNYDQATYSDLVTILRYVVIDPLSKSDVVAYTPVRFNVYGSDYNGARRPVFRTLPNGNAFLAFQDYIDDDGFSQLFTTIFDPSSAGEDGDPLVEPVTPTADGGNTGNGTMTDVQVSLSAPAGTVSWTVTCTDDSVAGSEEWSVEDGAKTAYADATTGVAYTTETGAVLFEIAAGSTDFVVGDEFTFTTVNDAVIVEATNLDSTRNFHHPEAHVDPNGSGIFLSFAEGDNASASDDEIFYAVLGYDGQVLEGPEQVSNSDSGSDYIDWTFESAIGLAGGKVAIAWTQYFSTADEVSQILALETNPVDFPTIASVAPASADEGVETEIVITGTNFATGVAVWVGDNELTTVTRDSATQITATVPGTLAEDTYDVKAENPDTLFAVAADAFEVTASSTDDDTDDDSDDDSDDDSDDDSDDDAGGDDDAADDDASGGDDDDDDDGGCCGC
- a CDS encoding uridine kinase, coding for MLDRRTYSNEYLNALRPNANPYRMLPDATVIKIGGQSVMDRGAVAVMPVVEQIRAAVKAGQQLIVCTGGGTRSRHIYQLAVDLGLPPGILAKAGEAVAKQNARMIQMLLSDCGSVHVHGENLEELPAFLRAGSLPVLSGMPPYEYWTRPPSDGRIPDERTDVGTYLLAEVMGVKRCVFVKDEDTLYDDDPKRNPNAKKIETGRVSEIEASNLKDMIIERVLLKMLREARFVKKIQVVNALRPGQLTAALAGEPVGFTFDGGA